The proteins below are encoded in one region of Catenulispora sp. GP43:
- a CDS encoding menaquinone biosynthesis decarboxylase, translated as MAYDDLRSFLKALEKRGQLKRVRAEVDPHLEVGEITDRVQKAPREDHHANSALLFENVRGARTPDGTPIPLAMNVFGTEERLCLALGLKNLDEIGERIGDLLKPELPHGVSGLRDALGKAAQLKSVPPKHVKKAPVQEVVLTGDDVDLDLLPALHTWPDDGGSFFNLGLTHTKHPETGGRNLGLYRLQRQDKRTISMHWQIHKDSTNHYAVAQRRGERLPVAVAFGCPPAVTYAATAPLPSDIDEYLFAGFVQGKRVELVDCKTVPLQVPANAEVVLEGWLEPGVTLPEGPFGDHTGFYTPVEPFPALTVTAMTMRQAPMLQSIVVGRPPTEDGPLGRATERFFLPLLKIIIPDLVDYALPEAGGFHNCAIVSIDKRYPKHAQKVMHAIWGAHLMSLTKLIIVVDGDCDVHDYAEVAWRAFGNVDYSRDLTVVEGVVDHLDHASYQQFYGGKAGIDATRKLPEEGYHRGWPEMITSDPMTAAKVDRRWKEYGF; from the coding sequence ATGGCCTACGACGATCTGCGCTCCTTCCTGAAGGCCCTCGAAAAGCGGGGACAGCTCAAGCGTGTCCGCGCGGAGGTCGACCCGCACCTGGAGGTCGGAGAGATCACCGACCGGGTGCAGAAGGCTCCGCGGGAGGACCACCACGCAAACAGCGCGTTGTTGTTTGAGAACGTGCGCGGCGCGCGGACCCCCGACGGCACGCCGATCCCGCTGGCCATGAACGTCTTCGGCACCGAGGAGCGCCTGTGCCTGGCGCTGGGCCTGAAGAACCTGGACGAGATCGGCGAGCGCATCGGCGACCTGCTCAAGCCCGAGCTGCCGCACGGCGTCTCCGGCCTGCGCGACGCGCTGGGCAAGGCCGCGCAGCTGAAGTCCGTGCCGCCCAAGCACGTGAAGAAGGCCCCGGTGCAGGAGGTCGTGCTCACCGGCGACGACGTCGACCTGGACCTGCTGCCGGCCCTGCACACCTGGCCGGACGACGGCGGCTCGTTCTTCAACCTGGGCCTGACGCACACCAAGCACCCCGAGACCGGCGGCCGGAACCTGGGCCTGTACCGGCTTCAGCGCCAGGACAAGCGCACCATCTCGATGCACTGGCAGATCCACAAGGACTCCACCAACCACTACGCGGTCGCGCAGCGCCGCGGCGAGCGGCTGCCGGTCGCGGTCGCCTTCGGCTGCCCGCCGGCGGTCACCTACGCCGCCACCGCGCCGCTGCCCTCGGACATCGACGAGTACCTGTTCGCCGGCTTCGTCCAGGGCAAGCGCGTCGAGCTGGTGGACTGCAAGACGGTCCCGCTCCAGGTGCCGGCCAACGCCGAGGTGGTGCTGGAGGGCTGGCTGGAGCCCGGCGTGACGCTGCCGGAGGGTCCGTTCGGCGACCATACCGGCTTCTACACGCCGGTCGAGCCGTTCCCGGCGCTGACCGTGACCGCGATGACCATGCGCCAGGCGCCGATGCTCCAGTCGATCGTGGTCGGCCGGCCGCCGACCGAGGACGGCCCGCTGGGCCGGGCGACCGAGCGGTTCTTCCTGCCGCTGCTGAAGATCATCATCCCGGACCTGGTGGACTACGCGCTGCCCGAGGCCGGCGGGTTCCACAACTGCGCGATCGTCTCGATCGACAAGCGGTACCCGAAGCACGCGCAGAAGGTGATGCACGCCATCTGGGGCGCGCACCTGATGTCCCTGACCAAGCTGATCATCGTCGTGGACGGCGACTGCGACGTCCACGACTACGCCGAGGTGGCGTGGCGGGCCTTCGGCAACGTCGACTACTCCCGCGACCTCACTGTGGTCGAGGGGGTCGTCGACCACCTGGACCACGCTTCCTATCAGCAGTTCTACGGTGGAAAGGCGGGAATCGACGCAACCCGTAAGCTTCCCGAGGAGGGCTATCACCGCGGTTGGCCGGAGATGATCACCTCCGACCCGATGACCGCGGCGAAGGTCGACCGCCGCTGGAAGGAGTACGGCTTCTGA
- the mqnP gene encoding menaquinone biosynthesis prenyltransferase MqnP, translated as MEPAEPTGTTREVNEAPETARGVVGGTRAFLRLVLIEHSVFALPFAYISALWAMSETTGHVNWAKLLLITVAMVGARTFAMAMNRIIDREIDARNPRTQMRELVTGAVSVKTAYLGAFAALAVFLAAAASLNRLSLFLAPVAVVPLVLYPYGKRFTNYPHAILGIAQAIGPMGAWIGVTGHWSWQATLLGLAVGFWIGGFDLIFACQDVAADRVIGVKSVPARFGIAAALRASIATHVITLGLLVWFGVVAHGGAFWWTGIAVVAAAFWYEHSLVKPDDLSKVNRAFFTTNGFVGISLFCFALVDLIVGGLGA; from the coding sequence GTGGAACCCGCGGAACCCACCGGCACCACCCGGGAGGTCAACGAGGCCCCCGAGACCGCCCGGGGCGTCGTCGGCGGCACCCGCGCCTTCCTGCGCCTGGTGCTGATCGAGCACTCGGTGTTCGCCCTGCCCTTCGCCTACATCAGCGCACTGTGGGCGATGTCGGAGACCACCGGCCACGTGAACTGGGCGAAGCTCCTGCTGATCACCGTCGCGATGGTCGGCGCCCGCACCTTCGCCATGGCGATGAACCGCATCATCGACCGCGAGATCGACGCCCGGAACCCGCGCACGCAGATGCGCGAGCTGGTGACCGGCGCGGTGTCGGTGAAGACGGCGTACCTGGGCGCCTTCGCGGCCCTGGCCGTCTTCCTGGCCGCCGCCGCCTCGCTGAACCGGCTCTCGCTCTTCCTGGCCCCGGTGGCCGTGGTCCCGCTGGTCCTGTACCCCTACGGCAAGCGGTTCACGAACTACCCGCACGCCATCCTCGGCATCGCGCAGGCGATCGGCCCGATGGGCGCCTGGATCGGCGTGACCGGCCACTGGTCGTGGCAGGCGACGCTGCTGGGCCTGGCGGTCGGCTTCTGGATCGGCGGCTTCGACCTGATCTTCGCCTGCCAGGACGTCGCGGCCGACCGGGTGATCGGCGTGAAGTCGGTCCCGGCCCGGTTCGGCATCGCCGCGGCGCTGCGCGCCTCGATCGCCACCCACGTGATCACCCTCGGCCTGCTGGTCTGGTTCGGCGTGGTCGCGCACGGCGGCGCGTTCTGGTGGACCGGCATCGCCGTGGTCGCGGCGGCGTTCTGGTACGAGCACTCGCTGGTGAAGCCGGACGACCTGTCGAAGGTGAACCGGGCCTTCTTCACGACCAACGGGTTCGTGGGGATCTCGCTGTTCTGCTTCGCGCTGGTGGACCTGATCGTGGGCGGGCTGGGGGCCTGA
- a CDS encoding UbiX family flavin prenyltransferase: MTASRTPWIVGVSGASGTPYAAATLRALLDAGEAVDLVVSRAARLTILDETGVSFRDGHWRQDLAEWLGWAPEDPRLDAVRYWPAGDFAAGPSSGSYPAKGMVVVPASTAAVAGIALGLSKDLLQRAADVNLKERRPVVVCVRETPLNRGTLRHMVELDEAGAVVLPAAPGFYAGLKDVQQLVDFVAGKILDVLGVPHTLFQRWRGDLGSAR; this comes from the coding sequence GTGACCGCTTCCCGCACCCCCTGGATCGTCGGCGTCTCCGGCGCCTCCGGCACGCCCTACGCCGCCGCCACCCTCCGCGCGCTCCTCGACGCCGGGGAGGCGGTGGACCTGGTGGTGAGCCGGGCGGCGCGGCTGACCATCCTGGACGAGACCGGGGTCTCGTTCCGGGACGGGCACTGGCGGCAGGACCTGGCCGAGTGGCTCGGGTGGGCGCCGGAGGACCCGCGGCTGGACGCGGTGCGGTACTGGCCCGCCGGCGACTTCGCCGCCGGGCCGTCCTCCGGGAGCTACCCGGCCAAGGGGATGGTGGTGGTGCCGGCCTCGACCGCGGCGGTTGCCGGGATCGCCCTGGGGCTGTCCAAGGACCTGCTGCAGCGGGCCGCCGACGTGAACCTCAAGGAGCGGCGGCCGGTCGTGGTCTGCGTGCGGGAGACGCCGCTGAACCGCGGCACGCTGCGGCACATGGTCGAGCTGGACGAGGCCGGGGCCGTGGTGCTGCCCGCGGCGCCGGGGTTCTACGCCGGGCTCAAGGACGTGCAGCAGCTGGTGGACTTCGTGGCGGGCAAGATCCTGGACGTGCTCGGCGTCCCGCACACGCTCTTCCAGCGCTGGCGCGGCGATCTGGGCTCGGCGCGCTGA
- a CDS encoding PLDc N-terminal domain-containing protein, whose product MLRFVVQWLVPIALAIFAWVDCLLTPRPWVRFLPKVVWAVLIAVPYVGALLWIFGGRTAQPRDPRRRATDSHPGLLSSLGRGGTHQARPRIVDTPGRRSRTGTAPSTWTVAPDDDPEFLRRLGEQLKKDRPEG is encoded by the coding sequence TTGCTCCGTTTCGTCGTCCAGTGGCTGGTGCCGATCGCACTGGCGATCTTTGCCTGGGTCGACTGCCTGCTCACTCCGCGCCCCTGGGTCCGCTTCCTGCCCAAGGTGGTCTGGGCGGTGCTGATCGCGGTGCCGTACGTCGGCGCGCTGCTGTGGATCTTCGGTGGCCGGACCGCGCAGCCGCGCGATCCCCGGCGGCGGGCCACGGACAGCCATCCCGGGCTGCTCAGTTCGCTGGGGCGCGGCGGGACGCACCAGGCGCGGCCGCGGATCGTCGACACGCCGGGCCGCAGGAGCCGGACCGGGACGGCGCCGAGCACCTGGACGGTGGCGCCGGATGACGACCCGGAATTCCTGCGGCGGCTCGGCGAGCAGCTGAAGAAGGACCGGCCGGAGGGCTGA
- a CDS encoding DUF3291 domain-containing protein, which yields MDTPDALLGPFEGFHLAQLNIGRLVAPLDDPAIEDFTKNLSRVNDQGRAMPGFVWLLEGSDPELGATDVAWPGDPEMFVNLTVWESVEALRAFAFSGEHRTLLARRKEFFQKLPEATATMWWIPAGTIPAIQEAHDRLAHFREHGPTPHAFSFQRLFAPEG from the coding sequence ATGGACACTCCCGACGCTCTTCTGGGCCCTTTCGAGGGCTTCCACCTGGCCCAGCTGAACATCGGCCGGCTCGTCGCGCCGCTGGACGACCCGGCGATCGAGGACTTCACCAAGAACCTGTCCCGCGTCAACGACCAGGGCAGAGCGATGCCCGGGTTCGTCTGGCTGCTGGAGGGCAGCGATCCCGAGCTCGGCGCCACCGACGTGGCCTGGCCCGGCGACCCCGAGATGTTCGTCAACCTGACCGTCTGGGAGTCCGTGGAGGCGCTGCGCGCCTTCGCCTTCTCCGGGGAGCACCGCACGCTCCTGGCGCGCCGCAAGGAGTTCTTCCAGAAGCTGCCGGAGGCCACCGCGACGATGTGGTGGATCCCGGCCGGCACCATCCCGGCGATCCAGGAGGCGCACGACCGGCTGGCGCACTTCCGCGAGCACGGTCCCACGCCGCACGCCTTCTCGTTCCAGCGGCTGTTCGCGCCGGAGGGCTGA
- a CDS encoding type II toxin-antitoxin system PemK/MazF family toxin, producing the protein MSPVVTPWSVWWMNFDPQAGGEQAGRRPAIVVGSQFACALPNGLMLVVPCTSTDRGLPFHPRVELDGRAGFAMCDQVEALSRGRIVGPHRGVLADSEIERIKFVLRRILDV; encoded by the coding sequence ATGAGCCCAGTCGTCACACCATGGTCGGTGTGGTGGATGAACTTCGATCCGCAGGCGGGCGGGGAGCAGGCTGGTCGGCGTCCGGCGATCGTCGTCGGCTCACAGTTCGCCTGCGCCCTCCCGAACGGACTGATGCTGGTCGTGCCGTGCACGAGTACGGACCGCGGGCTGCCGTTCCATCCCCGCGTCGAGCTGGACGGCCGGGCCGGTTTCGCCATGTGCGATCAGGTCGAGGCGCTGTCGCGAGGGCGGATCGTGGGTCCGCATCGCGGCGTCCTGGCCGATTCCGAAATCGAGCGGATCAAGTTCGTGCTCCGCCGGATCCTTGATGTCTGA